One Dysosmobacter welbionis DNA segment encodes these proteins:
- the eno gene encoding phosphopyruvate hydratase, with protein sequence MKQIIEIVDVLGREILDSRGNPTVEVEVYLEDGTMGRAAVPSGASTGIYEACELRDGDKGRYNGKGVEKAVENVNTEIAECLIGMNVLDQTSIDKALIDLDGTPNKSRLGANAILGASLACAKAAAESLGASLYSYIGGVNAKQLPVPMMNILNGGAHATNNVEIQEFMIMPVSAPSFREALRRCAEVFHALKAVLKENGTPAAGVGDEGGYAPNLKKDEDALKVIVQAIEAAGYKPGEDFKIAIDAASSEWWDEEQKCYVQPKSGKKLTQQQLVNMWKKFADNYPIISLEDGMAETDWEGWAMLTKAIGDRVQLVGDDLFVTNVERLATGIEKQVGNAILIKVNQIGTLTETLDAIQMANRAGYTAIVSHRSGETEDATIADIAVAVNAGQIKTGAPSRTDRVAKYNQLLRIEEELGDVAQYPGMKAFFNLK encoded by the coding sequence ATGAAGCAGATCATTGAGATTGTCGACGTCCTGGGCCGGGAGATCCTAGACAGCCGGGGCAACCCCACTGTGGAAGTGGAGGTCTATTTGGAGGACGGCACCATGGGCCGCGCCGCCGTGCCCTCCGGCGCTTCCACCGGTATCTATGAGGCCTGCGAGCTGCGGGACGGCGACAAGGGCCGCTACAACGGCAAGGGCGTGGAAAAGGCTGTGGAGAACGTCAACACCGAGATCGCCGAGTGCCTGATCGGCATGAATGTCCTGGATCAGACCTCCATCGACAAGGCCCTGATCGACCTGGACGGCACCCCCAACAAGTCTCGCCTGGGTGCCAACGCCATCCTGGGCGCGTCCCTGGCCTGCGCCAAGGCGGCGGCCGAGAGCCTGGGCGCCAGCCTGTACAGCTATATCGGCGGCGTCAACGCCAAGCAGCTGCCCGTGCCTATGATGAACATCCTCAACGGCGGCGCCCACGCCACCAACAATGTGGAGATCCAGGAGTTCATGATTATGCCTGTCTCCGCCCCCTCCTTCCGGGAGGCCCTGCGCCGCTGTGCCGAAGTGTTTCACGCCCTGAAGGCTGTGCTGAAGGAGAACGGCACTCCCGCTGCCGGTGTGGGCGACGAGGGCGGCTACGCCCCCAATCTGAAGAAGGATGAGGACGCCCTGAAGGTCATTGTCCAGGCCATCGAGGCCGCGGGCTACAAGCCCGGCGAGGACTTCAAGATCGCCATCGACGCCGCCTCCTCCGAGTGGTGGGACGAGGAGCAGAAGTGCTATGTCCAGCCCAAGTCCGGCAAGAAGCTGACCCAGCAGCAGCTGGTGAACATGTGGAAGAAGTTTGCCGACAACTATCCCATCATCTCCCTGGAGGACGGCATGGCCGAGACCGACTGGGAGGGCTGGGCCATGCTGACCAAGGCCATCGGCGATCGGGTCCAGCTGGTGGGCGACGACCTGTTCGTCACCAACGTGGAGCGTCTGGCCACCGGCATTGAGAAGCAGGTGGGCAACGCCATCCTTATCAAGGTCAACCAGATCGGCACCCTGACCGAGACCCTGGACGCCATCCAGATGGCCAACCGGGCCGGCTACACCGCCATCGTGTCCCACCGCTCCGGCGAGACCGAGGACGCCACCATCGCCGACATCGCCGTGGCCGTCAACGCGGGCCAGATCAAGACCGGCGCCCCCAGCCGCACCGACCGGGTGGCTAAGTACAACCAGCTGCTCCGCATCGAGGAGGAGCTGGGCGACGTGGCGCAGTATCCTGGCATGAAGGCGTTCTTCAACCTGAAGTAA
- a CDS encoding GNAT family N-acetyltransferase yields MEKNITIRPERVSDYQQVEDIIRQAFYNLYTPGCTEHYLAHAIRPHPDFLPELDLVLELDGRVVGNIMYTKSTLVDEAGKEKGILTFGPVCIRPGLQRRGYGRLLMEESFRRASAMGYEAIVIFGDPNNYVGRGFQSCKKHRVHLEDGTYPAAMLVKELEPGTLAGKSWIYRQSPAFVFDEAEARRFDDSLPPMEKKRLPCQEAFEILSSAVLL; encoded by the coding sequence ATGGAGAAGAACATCACGATCCGCCCGGAGCGGGTGAGCGATTACCAGCAGGTGGAGGACATCATCCGGCAGGCGTTTTACAACCTCTACACGCCAGGATGCACGGAGCACTACCTGGCCCACGCCATCCGGCCCCACCCGGATTTTCTGCCGGAGTTGGACCTGGTGCTGGAGCTGGACGGCCGTGTGGTCGGCAATATCATGTACACGAAGAGCACACTGGTGGACGAGGCAGGGAAGGAGAAGGGCATCCTGACCTTTGGACCAGTCTGTATCCGACCGGGACTGCAGCGCCGGGGCTATGGCAGGCTGCTGATGGAGGAGTCCTTCCGGCGGGCGTCCGCCATGGGGTACGAGGCTATTGTGATCTTCGGCGATCCCAACAACTACGTGGGCCGCGGCTTCCAAAGCTGCAAAAAGCACCGGGTCCATCTGGAGGACGGGACGTATCCCGCCGCGATGCTGGTGAAGGAACTGGAGCCCGGCACCCTGGCGGGAAAAAGCTGGATATACCGCCAGAGCCCGGCGTTTGTGTTTGACGAAGCGGAAGCCCGCCGGTTTGACGACAGCCTGCCGCCCATGGAGAAAAAGCGCCTGCCCTGTCAGGAGGCCTTTGAGATTCTCAGCAGCGCCGTCCTTCTGTGA
- a CDS encoding sodium-translocating pyrophosphatase — MEDLFWIGFVGAAIALLFAWLQRSRVMSFSEGNEKMRKIAASIREGANAYLKHQYTTVFKVFLVVFILLLIIAFGSGGKMLSQFTPFAFLTGGIWSMLAGFIGMKIATNSNARTAQAASESLNKGLRVAFSSGSVMGFTVVGLGMLDITIWFFLLRYAFGINDPVSLGNIMVMNGMGASFMALFARVGGGIYTKAADVGADLVGKVEAGIPEDDPRNPATIADNVGDNVGDVAGMGADLYESYVGSILATFALGAVGGYGWGGLLLPVALAVCGIICSIIGSFLVKTKENATQQSLLKSLRTGTYTAAVLSAILAAPLTYFILDGHMGVYVAILCGLIGGCAIGYFTEYYTSDTYKPTQELAAASETGSATIIIGGISLGLKSTLTSILIVAAAVLVSYFAAGGSMEIVDEAGAFTAAFNQGLYGIGIAGVGMLSTLGITLATDAYGPVADNAGGIAEMSGLPESVRERTDALDSLGNTTAATGKGFAIGSASLTALALLVSYVNIVQENTEEMLNFTLTSPTVLVGMFIGAMLTFVFSAFTMSAVQKAAQSIVVEVRRQFKEIAGIMEYKADPDYASCVSLCTKGALHEMVVPALLAIIVPLATGLVLGPTGVVGLLGGVSVTGFAMAVFMSNAGGAWDNAKKYIEGGHHGGKGSECHKAAVVGDTVGDPFKDTSGPSLNILIKLCSTVSIVFSGLILSFNLMNLL; from the coding sequence ATGGAAGACCTTTTCTGGATCGGATTTGTCGGGGCGGCTATCGCACTGCTCTTCGCGTGGCTGCAGCGCAGCCGCGTGATGTCCTTCTCGGAGGGGAACGAGAAGATGCGGAAGATCGCCGCCTCCATCCGTGAGGGCGCAAACGCCTATCTGAAGCACCAGTACACCACAGTGTTCAAGGTGTTTCTGGTGGTGTTCATCCTCCTGCTGATTATTGCTTTCGGTTCCGGCGGGAAGATGCTCTCGCAGTTCACCCCCTTCGCGTTCCTCACCGGCGGCATCTGGTCCATGCTGGCGGGCTTCATCGGCATGAAGATCGCCACAAACTCCAATGCCCGGACGGCCCAGGCGGCCTCCGAGAGCCTGAACAAGGGCCTGCGGGTGGCGTTCTCCTCCGGTTCCGTCATGGGCTTCACCGTGGTGGGCCTGGGAATGCTGGACATCACGATCTGGTTTTTCCTGCTGCGCTATGCCTTCGGCATCAATGATCCGGTGTCCCTGGGCAATATCATGGTGATGAACGGCATGGGCGCCTCCTTCATGGCTCTGTTCGCCCGTGTGGGCGGCGGCATCTACACCAAGGCCGCCGACGTGGGCGCCGACCTGGTGGGCAAAGTTGAGGCCGGAATCCCCGAGGACGATCCCCGGAACCCCGCCACCATCGCCGACAATGTGGGCGACAACGTGGGCGATGTGGCCGGCATGGGCGCGGACCTGTATGAGAGCTATGTGGGCTCTATCCTGGCAACCTTCGCCTTGGGCGCTGTGGGCGGCTACGGCTGGGGCGGCCTGCTGCTGCCCGTGGCCCTGGCCGTGTGCGGCATCATCTGCTCCATCATCGGCTCCTTCCTGGTGAAGACTAAGGAGAACGCCACCCAGCAGTCCCTGCTGAAGAGCCTGCGGACCGGCACTTACACCGCCGCTGTTCTCTCCGCCATCCTGGCGGCGCCCCTGACCTATTTCATTCTGGATGGGCACATGGGCGTTTATGTGGCCATCCTCTGCGGTCTGATCGGCGGCTGCGCCATCGGCTACTTCACCGAGTATTACACCTCTGATACCTATAAGCCCACTCAGGAGCTGGCGGCCGCCTCCGAGACCGGCTCCGCCACCATCATCATCGGCGGCATCTCCCTGGGTCTGAAGTCCACTCTGACCTCCATCCTGATCGTGGCGGCTGCGGTGCTGGTCAGCTACTTCGCCGCCGGCGGCAGCATGGAGATCGTGGATGAGGCCGGCGCCTTTACTGCGGCCTTCAACCAGGGCCTGTACGGCATCGGCATCGCCGGCGTGGGTATGCTGTCCACCCTGGGCATCACCCTGGCTACGGACGCCTACGGCCCCGTGGCAGATAACGCCGGCGGCATCGCGGAGATGAGCGGCCTGCCGGAGAGCGTCCGGGAGCGGACCGACGCACTGGACTCTCTGGGCAACACCACCGCCGCCACCGGCAAGGGCTTCGCCATCGGCTCCGCCTCCCTGACAGCCCTGGCCCTGCTGGTCAGCTACGTGAACATCGTCCAGGAGAACACGGAGGAGATGCTGAACTTCACCCTGACCAGCCCCACGGTGCTGGTGGGCATGTTCATCGGCGCCATGCTGACCTTCGTCTTCTCCGCCTTCACCATGAGCGCGGTGCAGAAGGCGGCCCAGTCCATCGTGGTGGAGGTCCGCCGCCAGTTCAAGGAGATCGCGGGCATCATGGAGTACAAGGCAGACCCGGACTATGCCTCCTGCGTGTCCCTGTGCACCAAGGGCGCCCTGCATGAGATGGTGGTGCCGGCCCTGCTGGCCATCATCGTGCCTCTGGCTACCGGCCTGGTGCTGGGCCCCACCGGCGTGGTGGGCCTGCTGGGCGGCGTGTCCGTCACCGGCTTTGCCATGGCGGTGTTCATGTCCAACGCCGGCGGTGCCTGGGACAACGCCAAGAAGTATATTGAGGGCGGCCACCACGGCGGCAAGGGCTCCGAGTGCCACAAGGCCGCCGTCGTGGGCGATACGGTGGGCGACCCCTTCAAGGACACCTCCGGCCCGTCCCTGAATATCCTCATCAAGCTGTGCTCCACGGTGTCCATCGTGTTCTCCGGCCTGATCCTGAGCTTCAACCTGATGAACCTCCTGTGA
- a CDS encoding metallophosphoesterase, which yields MPKHPKRRTRRNLAVLALSALCLTGFLYWDNTALQVTRFDPVFSDLPAGFDGCRIVVLSDLHGASFGAHNADLLAAVAAEQPEYIFFLGDLEDKYRGPADGYPAETARGLSAIAPTYYVTGNHEWAVGGVPALKEILTANGVTVLSNQFVPLERNGDTIVLAGIDDPNGYADQKTPEELAAEVYAACGDPFWILLAHRNNRFARQYSLLGADLVCSGHAHGGIVRLPGTDGLFSHDLDLFPSYTAGLYEENGSVLFVTRGLGNSGPSFRVFNRPEIAVLTLRRAEG from the coding sequence ATGCCCAAGCATCCCAAGCGCCGCACCCGGCGGAACCTGGCCGTGCTGGCCCTGTCCGCCCTGTGCCTGACCGGATTTCTCTACTGGGACAACACCGCTCTGCAGGTGACCCGGTTTGACCCTGTCTTTTCCGATCTGCCCGCCGGTTTTGATGGCTGCCGGATCGTGGTCCTCAGCGACCTCCACGGCGCCTCGTTCGGTGCGCACAACGCGGACCTGCTGGCGGCTGTGGCCGCGGAGCAGCCGGAGTACATCTTTTTTCTGGGGGATCTGGAGGACAAGTACCGGGGGCCGGCGGACGGCTACCCGGCGGAGACCGCCCGGGGACTTTCTGCCATTGCCCCCACCTACTACGTCACCGGCAACCACGAGTGGGCCGTGGGCGGAGTGCCGGCGCTGAAGGAAATCCTCACCGCCAACGGCGTCACGGTGTTGTCCAACCAATTCGTGCCCCTGGAGCGGAACGGGGACACCATTGTCCTGGCGGGCATCGACGATCCCAACGGCTACGCCGACCAGAAGACGCCGGAGGAACTGGCCGCCGAGGTCTACGCCGCCTGCGGCGACCCCTTCTGGATCCTGCTGGCCCACCGGAACAACCGGTTTGCGCGCCAGTACAGCCTGCTGGGGGCGGATCTGGTGTGCTCCGGCCATGCCCACGGCGGCATCGTCCGCCTGCCCGGGACGGACGGGCTGTTCTCCCATGACCTGGACCTGTTTCCCTCCTATACCGCCGGGCTGTATGAAGAAAACGGCTCCGTGCTGTTCGTCACCCGGGGCCTGGGGAATTCCGGGCCCTCCTTCCGGGTGTTCAACCGCCCGGAAATCGCTGTGCTGACGCTGCGCCGGGCGGAGGGCTAG
- a CDS encoding helix-turn-helix domain-containing protein, which produces MFSEKIRQLRKDRHLTQAEVAKEVGLSARGYQDLELGAKPRYDALLHIADFYGVSADWLMGRTDNPAVNR; this is translated from the coding sequence ATGTTTTCCGAGAAAATTCGCCAGCTCCGGAAAGATCGCCATCTGACCCAGGCAGAGGTGGCCAAGGAGGTCGGCCTGTCAGCCCGGGGCTATCAGGACCTGGAGCTGGGCGCCAAGCCCCGGTATGACGCGCTGCTGCACATCGCGGACTTCTACGGCGTGTCCGCAGACTGGCTGATGGGCCGCACGGACAACCCTGCTGTGAATCGCTGA
- a CDS encoding helix-turn-helix domain-containing protein: MFADKIRVLRKEKKLTQAEVAKEVDLSARGYQDLELGAKPRYDALLHIADFYDVSVDWLMGRTDNPHAHR, encoded by the coding sequence ATGTTTGCCGATAAAATTCGAGTCCTTCGTAAAGAGAAAAAGCTGACCCAGGCAGAAGTCGCCAAGGAGGTCGACCTGTCAGCCCGGGGCTATCAGGACCTGGAGCTGGGTGCCAAGCCCCGGTATGACGCGCTGCTCCACATCGCGGACTTCTACGATGTGTCCGTGGACTGGCTGATGGGCCGCACGGACAATCCCCATGCACACCGATGA
- the mnmG gene encoding tRNA uridine-5-carboxymethylaminomethyl(34) synthesis enzyme MnmG → MTEFLAGQFDIAVIGAGHAGIEAALAAARLGMEAIVFTINLDAVGNMPCNPAIGGTGKGHLVRELDALGGEMAKAADACCIQYRLLNKGKGPAVWSLRAQADRRRYQEYMKHTLEQQDHLTVRQGEVVEVRTENGAVSAVVLATGAVFSVKAVILATGTYLAGRTIVGECVEESGPDGMHAAGRLTDSLLKLGLPLRRFKTGTPPRVNARSVDFDEMELQPGDALPVPFSYGTQSPPENRAVCWLTWTTEETLRIVRENLDRAPMYSGVIEGVGPRYCPSFETKVVRFPDKLRHQLFVEPMGLNTEELYIQGFSSSMPEEVQIRMLRSVPGLRHAVMTRPAYAIEYDCIDPLALRPTLECKAVPGLYGAGQFNGSSGYEEAAVQGFAAGVNAVRKLRGECDFILSRSESYIGTLIDDLVTKGTNEPYRMMTSRSEYRLLLRQDNADQRLTRRGYDIGLVPEARLRAVEAKYDAVAREIARLTHTGVSPSPALASFLADKGTADAPDGCPLVALLRRPQLTYADLAPFDPDRPDLPADVAEQVEISVKYEGYIQRQQKQVEDFQKMERRRLPPDLDYSSIQGLRLEAREKLNAVRPADLGQASRISGVSPADVTALMIYLER, encoded by the coding sequence ATGACCGAATTCCTCGCCGGACAATTTGATATCGCCGTGATCGGCGCGGGCCACGCCGGGATCGAGGCGGCGCTGGCCGCCGCCCGGCTGGGGATGGAGGCCATCGTCTTTACCATCAACCTGGATGCGGTGGGCAACATGCCCTGCAACCCCGCTATCGGCGGCACCGGCAAGGGCCATCTGGTCCGGGAGCTGGACGCCCTGGGTGGCGAAATGGCGAAGGCCGCCGACGCGTGCTGCATCCAGTACCGGCTGCTGAACAAGGGAAAGGGCCCCGCCGTCTGGTCCCTCCGGGCCCAGGCGGACCGGCGGCGTTATCAGGAGTACATGAAGCACACCCTGGAGCAGCAGGACCATCTGACGGTCCGCCAGGGCGAGGTGGTGGAGGTCCGCACGGAGAACGGCGCGGTTTCCGCCGTGGTGCTGGCCACCGGGGCGGTGTTCTCCGTGAAGGCCGTGATCCTGGCCACCGGCACATATCTGGCGGGCCGCACCATCGTGGGCGAGTGCGTGGAGGAATCCGGCCCCGACGGGATGCACGCCGCCGGACGGCTGACGGACTCCCTGCTGAAGCTGGGCCTGCCCCTGCGGCGGTTCAAGACCGGCACCCCGCCCCGGGTCAACGCCAGGAGCGTGGACTTTGACGAGATGGAGCTCCAGCCCGGCGATGCCTTGCCGGTCCCCTTTTCATACGGCACCCAATCCCCGCCGGAGAATCGGGCGGTCTGCTGGCTCACCTGGACCACGGAGGAGACGCTCCGGATCGTCCGGGAGAATCTGGACCGGGCGCCCATGTACTCCGGCGTCATCGAGGGGGTGGGCCCCCGCTACTGCCCCTCCTTTGAGACCAAGGTGGTCCGGTTCCCGGACAAGCTCCGCCACCAGCTGTTTGTGGAGCCCATGGGCCTCAACACTGAAGAATTGTACATCCAGGGCTTCTCCTCCTCCATGCCGGAGGAGGTGCAGATCCGGATGCTCCGCAGCGTGCCGGGCCTGCGCCATGCCGTGATGACCCGGCCTGCCTACGCCATCGAATACGACTGCATCGACCCCCTGGCCCTGCGCCCCACTCTGGAGTGCAAGGCTGTGCCGGGCCTATACGGTGCCGGGCAGTTCAACGGTTCTTCCGGGTACGAGGAGGCGGCAGTCCAGGGCTTTGCGGCCGGGGTCAACGCCGTGCGGAAGCTGCGGGGCGAGTGCGATTTCATCCTCTCCCGGTCGGAGAGCTACATCGGCACCCTCATCGACGATCTCGTCACCAAGGGCACCAACGAGCCCTACCGGATGATGACCTCCCGCAGCGAATACCGCCTGCTCCTCCGGCAGGACAACGCCGACCAGCGGCTGACCCGCCGGGGGTACGACATCGGCCTGGTGCCGGAGGCGCGGCTGCGGGCCGTGGAGGCAAAGTACGACGCCGTGGCCCGGGAGATCGCCCGGCTGACCCACACCGGCGTCTCCCCCTCCCCCGCCCTGGCCTCCTTTCTGGCGGACAAGGGCACGGCGGACGCCCCGGACGGCTGTCCCCTGGTCGCCCTGCTGCGGCGGCCCCAGCTCACCTACGCGGACCTGGCCCCCTTCGACCCGGACCGGCCGGACCTGCCGGCAGACGTGGCGGAGCAGGTGGAGATCAGCGTGAAGTACGAGGGGTACATCCAGCGCCAGCAGAAACAGGTGGAGGACTTCCAAAAAATGGAGCGGCGCCGCCTGCCGCCGGATCTGGACTATTCCTCCATCCAGGGGCTGCGGCTGGAGGCCCGTGAGAAGCTGAACGCCGTCCGCCCGGCGGACCTGGGGCAGGCCTCCCGGATCTCCGGCGTCAGCCCTGCCGACGTGACGGCGCTGATGATCTATCTGGAGCGGTAG
- a CDS encoding helix-turn-helix domain-containing protein, with translation MDVILPIFSQRLKQLRRDRKITQKAMAELLGKTERHYQAIEAGCINVPATQLIFLAGYFQTSVDYLLGLSDQR, from the coding sequence ATGGATGTGATTCTGCCTATTTTTTCCCAGCGCCTGAAGCAGCTGCGCAGGGACCGCAAGATCACGCAGAAGGCGATGGCCGAGCTGCTTGGAAAAACCGAGCGCCATTATCAGGCAATCGAGGCCGGATGCATCAACGTCCCCGCCACACAGCTGATCTTTTTGGCCGGATATTTTCAAACAAGCGTGGACTACCTGCTGGGCCTCTCGGACCAGCGGTGA
- a CDS encoding cyclase family protein, which yields MLFYTGWERKWGTGAYYDDDFPVPDQEAAKYLVSCGLKGVGTDALSVDTLRDQQFLAHKTLLDGGLVILESLCLKKVVGRTDLMLFALPLKFENADGAPVRAIAEFRDFPEEKEMEAL from the coding sequence GTGCTGTTCTACACCGGCTGGGAGCGGAAGTGGGGCACCGGCGCCTATTATGACGACGATTTCCCCGTGCCGGACCAGGAGGCGGCCAAATATCTGGTTTCCTGCGGCCTCAAGGGCGTGGGGACCGACGCCCTCAGCGTGGACACCCTGCGGGATCAGCAGTTCCTGGCCCACAAAACTCTGCTGGACGGCGGTCTGGTGATCCTGGAGAGCCTGTGCCTGAAAAAGGTCGTGGGGCGCACCGACCTGATGCTTTTCGCACTGCCCCTGAAATTTGAGAACGCCGACGGCGCGCCGGTGCGCGCCATCGCGGAATTCCGGGACTTCCCGGAGGAAAAGGAGATGGAGGCGCTTTGA
- a CDS encoding Mur ligase family protein translates to MRKFLAILVCKLGRAVGKLVGKGSSMPGKFALKICPDILARVQLPSHIIAVTGSNGKTSTVEMIAAILRAGGKTVVYNEEGSNQIEGVTTLVLTHASLTGRVRADVLLIESDERYAAQSFRYFHPTEFVITNLYRDQLTRNGHPEWVYDAILPALHPETELILNADDPLSSCFARGRDRVKWFGLDRCPSDTASPTGVYHDGACCPVCHAPMEYDYVHYNHIGAFRCTKCGHHKPATDYTATALDLGRGTLTIDSSITIQLAFRSIYNVYNILAAYAACRECGVAADTAAGVINNYILKNGRMQKFTLGEHRGMLLTSKHENSIAYDTNLRYIRAAQEPCTVLVIVDAVSRKYFTSETSWLWDIDFDQLNAPQVQRIILSGRYCNDLAERFSFTDIPREKVTVQADIPAAAAELKADGSENVYVVTCFSDRDKILSQVVKEA, encoded by the coding sequence TTGAGAAAGTTTCTGGCCATCCTGGTGTGCAAGCTGGGCCGCGCCGTGGGCAAGCTGGTGGGCAAGGGCAGCTCTATGCCCGGCAAATTCGCCCTGAAGATCTGCCCCGATATCCTCGCCCGGGTCCAGCTGCCCAGCCACATCATCGCCGTCACCGGCTCCAACGGCAAAACCTCCACCGTGGAGATGATCGCCGCCATCCTGCGGGCCGGGGGCAAAACCGTGGTCTACAATGAAGAGGGCTCCAACCAGATCGAGGGCGTCACCACGCTGGTGCTGACCCACGCGTCTCTCACGGGCCGGGTGCGGGCGGATGTGCTGCTGATCGAGTCCGACGAGCGGTACGCAGCCCAGAGCTTCCGCTACTTCCACCCCACGGAGTTCGTCATCACCAATCTCTACCGGGACCAGCTGACCCGGAACGGCCATCCGGAGTGGGTGTATGACGCCATTCTCCCGGCCCTCCATCCGGAGACGGAGCTGATCCTGAACGCCGACGATCCCCTGTCCAGCTGCTTTGCCCGGGGACGGGACAGGGTGAAGTGGTTCGGCCTGGACCGCTGCCCCTCCGACACCGCGTCCCCCACCGGCGTGTACCACGACGGGGCCTGCTGTCCGGTGTGCCATGCCCCCATGGAATATGACTACGTCCACTACAACCACATCGGCGCTTTCCGCTGCACGAAATGCGGCCATCACAAGCCCGCCACGGACTACACCGCCACGGCGCTGGACCTGGGCCGGGGCACCCTGACCATCGACAGCTCCATCACCATCCAGCTGGCCTTCCGCAGCATCTACAACGTCTACAACATCCTGGCGGCCTATGCCGCCTGCCGGGAGTGCGGCGTGGCGGCGGACACCGCCGCCGGGGTCATCAACAACTACATCCTGAAGAACGGACGGATGCAGAAATTCACCCTGGGGGAGCACCGGGGGATGCTGCTGACCAGCAAGCATGAGAACTCCATCGCCTACGACACGAACCTCCGCTACATCCGCGCCGCCCAGGAGCCCTGCACCGTCCTGGTGATCGTGGACGCGGTGAGCCGGAAGTACTTCACCAGCGAGACCAGCTGGCTGTGGGACATCGACTTCGACCAGCTGAACGCCCCCCAGGTGCAGCGGATCATCCTCTCCGGCCGGTATTGCAACGATCTGGCGGAGCGGTTCTCCTTCACGGACATTCCCCGGGAAAAGGTCACGGTCCAGGCGGACATCCCCGCCGCGGCGGCGGAGCTGAAGGCGGACGGCAGTGAAAACGTATACGTGGTCACCTGCTTCTCGGACCGGGACAAGATTCTCTCCCAGGTGGTAAAGGAGGCGTGA
- a CDS encoding type 1 glutamine amidotransferase: protein MELKIIHFYPDLMSLYGSYANVSVLRRYLEALGCAVTVQAVIPGEGADITGADFLFMGAGTERAQRFAAEDFARYGAAVKAAAEDGTAMLFAGTAMELLGASVTDRDGDTYPGIGLASFTTVQGKRRIVGDVYGVTALFPEAVVGFMNKCGQIRGVEAPLLTGLSLGFGNEAEKGPEGFHWKNVFASELTGPVLVKNPRLLEAVADAICTRRGISLPEERPSFPYAEAGYAITAEQLKLRAEARQ, encoded by the coding sequence ATGGAACTGAAGATCATCCACTTTTATCCGGATCTCATGAGCCTTTACGGCAGCTATGCCAATGTGTCCGTCCTGCGGCGGTATCTGGAGGCCCTGGGCTGCGCCGTCACGGTGCAGGCCGTCATCCCGGGGGAGGGCGCGGACATCACCGGCGCCGACTTTCTCTTCATGGGGGCCGGCACGGAGCGGGCCCAGCGGTTTGCGGCGGAGGACTTCGCCCGGTACGGCGCGGCGGTGAAGGCCGCAGCGGAGGACGGCACCGCCATGCTGTTCGCCGGCACAGCTATGGAGCTCTTAGGCGCCTCTGTCACCGACAGGGACGGGGACACGTATCCCGGCATCGGTCTGGCCTCTTTCACCACGGTCCAGGGCAAGCGGCGGATCGTAGGGGATGTGTACGGCGTTACAGCCCTGTTTCCGGAGGCCGTGGTAGGCTTCATGAACAAGTGCGGCCAAATCCGCGGCGTGGAGGCGCCGCTGCTCACCGGTCTCTCTCTAGGCTTCGGCAATGAGGCGGAGAAGGGCCCGGAGGGCTTCCACTGGAAGAACGTGTTCGCCTCTGAGCTCACCGGGCCAGTTCTGGTAAAGAACCCCCGGCTGCTGGAGGCTGTGGCGGACGCCATCTGTACCCGGCGGGGCATTTCCCTGCCAGAGGAGCGGCCGTCCTTCCCCTATGCAGAGGCGGGCTACGCCATCACAGCAGAGCAGTTGAAGCTGCGGGCCGAGGCCCGGCAGTGA